A window of Ignavibacterium sp. contains these coding sequences:
- a CDS encoding citrate (Si)-synthase, protein MSQVLKNKLKEKIEGWRPRTARLVKEFGNVKIDEVTIGQVIGGARDIKCLVTDISYLDPYEGIRFRGLTIPEVLEKLPKVPGGEMPYVEGFFYFLLTGDIPSMKDVEDVADEFNKRQEVPQYVFDMLKALPKDSHPMAMLSAAIVAMQRESIFFKEYEEGKLHKNDYWDPTYEDSLNLLAKLPRIASFIYRWKYKNGDIIPSDPKLDWGGNFAHMMGIPKPYDDVSRMYFILHSDHESGNVSAHTGHLIASALSDIYYSISGMVNGLAGPLHGLANQEVLKWIQEIYEKKGGKVPTEEEMKQFVWDTLKSGQVIPGFGHAVLRKTDPRYTAQREFCLKHLPDDPLFKYVDLLYKVVPPILLEQGKAKNPWPNVDAQSGVIQWYYGLREYDFYTVLFAVGRALGVCANIIWDRGLGYPIERPKSVTTEMLEEAAGIKK, encoded by the coding sequence ATGTCTCAGGTACTCAAAAACAAACTCAAAGAAAAAATTGAAGGATGGCGTCCAAGAACTGCCCGATTAGTAAAAGAATTTGGAAATGTAAAAATTGATGAAGTAACAATCGGACAGGTAATTGGTGGTGCACGCGATATTAAATGCCTTGTAACAGACATTTCATATCTTGATCCATACGAAGGAATTCGTTTCAGAGGTTTAACAATTCCTGAAGTTCTTGAAAAACTTCCCAAAGTTCCTGGTGGTGAAATGCCCTATGTTGAAGGATTTTTCTACTTCTTATTAACAGGTGATATTCCATCAATGAAAGATGTTGAAGATGTCGCTGATGAATTTAATAAAAGACAGGAAGTGCCTCAGTATGTTTTTGATATGCTTAAAGCTTTGCCGAAAGATTCACATCCGATGGCAATGCTTTCCGCTGCTATTGTTGCGATGCAAAGAGAATCTATTTTCTTTAAGGAGTATGAAGAAGGAAAACTTCATAAAAATGATTATTGGGATCCAACTTATGAAGATTCCTTGAATCTGCTTGCAAAACTTCCACGCATTGCTTCATTCATCTACAGGTGGAAATATAAAAATGGTGATATCATCCCTTCTGATCCAAAGCTTGACTGGGGTGGAAACTTTGCTCATATGATGGGAATACCAAAACCTTATGATGATGTTTCAAGGATGTATTTCATACTTCATAGTGATCACGAAAGTGGAAATGTAAGTGCTCACACAGGACACTTAATTGCATCCGCTTTGTCTGATATTTATTATTCCATTTCAGGAATGGTTAATGGTCTTGCCGGTCCACTACACGGTTTGGCAAATCAGGAAGTATTGAAATGGATTCAGGAAATTTATGAGAAGAAAGGTGGCAAAGTTCCAACAGAAGAAGAAATGAAACAATTTGTTTGGGACACTTTGAAATCAGGTCAGGTTATACCTGGATTTGGTCATGCTGTATTGAGAAAAACTGATCCCCGTTACACTGCACAAAGAGAATTCTGTCTTAAACATTTACCTGATGATCCATTGTTCAAATATGTTGATTTGCTTTACAAAGTTGTTCCTCCGATTCTACTTGAACAAGGTAAAGCAAAAAACCCCTGGCCAAATGTTGATGCGCAATCCGGTGTAATTCAGTGGTATTATGGTTTGAGAGAATATGATTTCTACACTGTATTATTTGCTGTCGGCAGAGCTCTTGGTGTTTGTGCTAACATAATTTGGGATCGCGGACTTGGTTATCCGATTGAAAGACCAAAATCAGTTACAACAGAAATGCTGGAAGAAGCTGCCGGAATTAAAAAATAA
- a CDS encoding MBL fold metallo-hydrolase, giving the protein MISFLPVGGGNEIGANCFYLNINGNGIILDCGIHPQKEGIESLPKFELLKNKTIDYALISHAHQDHIAALPFLIKKFPYIKIITTPQTRALAELTLHNAVSILKKEIIDEQFEFYTHDEVDLLIKMINYYEYEKEFLLSSYHQITEADLIATFFDAGHILGSSGIFLNNNGYKIFYTGDINLANQAIQPAAILPNTKINTLILESTYGATDSSEILDWQKEAERFAKEANKILTAGGSILIPVFALGKLQEMLATIWLLMQKRKLSQVDIFTGGIGTKINRVYDYNRYVVNRIDKEFELSMIPQIDYTQLSSPDEFFKNPSIVLAASGMMIKGTSSYDFAMRFLQQKNSAIFTVGYMDERTPGYLISKAKRGDKIFIDISDKPIEVKCEIKNFRFSAHAKREQLISIVKKLKPDNVILVHGDEEAINWMGKEILKSFSGIKVYVAVCGKEIVL; this is encoded by the coding sequence ATGATAAGTTTCCTTCCTGTTGGAGGTGGCAATGAGATTGGTGCAAATTGTTTTTATCTTAATATAAATGGAAACGGAATAATACTCGATTGCGGTATTCATCCACAAAAAGAAGGAATAGAATCTCTACCAAAATTTGAACTTCTCAAGAATAAAACTATTGACTATGCATTAATTTCACACGCACATCAGGATCACATAGCAGCGCTTCCCTTTCTAATAAAAAAATTTCCTTACATTAAAATTATTACAACGCCTCAGACGCGTGCATTGGCTGAATTAACTTTACACAATGCTGTTTCTATTCTTAAAAAAGAAATCATTGATGAACAGTTTGAGTTTTATACTCATGATGAAGTTGATCTTTTGATTAAGATGATTAATTACTACGAATATGAAAAGGAGTTCTTGCTTTCATCTTATCATCAAATTACAGAAGCAGATCTAATTGCAACATTTTTTGATGCGGGACATATTCTTGGCTCATCAGGAATTTTTCTAAACAACAATGGTTACAAAATATTTTATACAGGTGATATTAATCTTGCAAATCAGGCAATTCAACCTGCAGCAATTTTACCAAACACAAAAATCAATACATTAATTCTTGAATCAACTTATGGGGCAACTGATTCAAGCGAGATACTTGATTGGCAAAAAGAAGCAGAGCGGTTTGCAAAAGAAGCAAATAAAATTCTTACTGCAGGAGGTTCTATCTTAATTCCGGTTTTTGCACTTGGAAAGCTTCAGGAAATGCTTGCGACAATCTGGTTGTTAATGCAAAAAAGGAAACTATCTCAGGTGGATATTTTTACTGGTGGAATTGGGACAAAAATAAACCGAGTGTATGATTACAACAGATATGTTGTAAATCGCATTGATAAAGAATTTGAATTGAGTATGATTCCGCAAATTGATTATACACAACTAAGTTCTCCGGATGAATTTTTCAAAAATCCATCGATTGTGCTTGCAGCAAGTGGAATGATGATTAAAGGGACAAGTTCTTATGATTTTGCAATGAGATTTCTCCAACAAAAAAATTCTGCAATCTTTACTGTTGGTTATATGGATGAACGAACTCCTGGTTATCTTATTTCAAAAGCAAAGAGAGGTGATAAAATTTTTATTGATATTTCAGATAAACCAATTGAAGTAAAATGTGAAATAAAAAATTTCAGATTCTCCGCACACGCAAAAAGAGAGCAACTTATTTCAATAGTAAAAAAACTTAAACCAGATAATGTAATTCTTGTTCACGGTGATGAAGAAGCAATTAACTGGATGGGAAAAGAGATATTAAAAAGTTTTTCAGGAATTAAAGTCTATGTCGCTGTTTGCGGGAAAGAAATAGTTTTATAA